TTCTATCCGTTAATGCAGACCCGCCAATTGTTCGCAAATCCAGATTCACAACTTTATGTTCTATCGCCCCTAATATTCGGGAGCACCGCTCTGCAGCTGCCAGTTCTCCATGTGCCCGCTGACCGTAATCAAAACTCAGGGTATAGCAGTCAAACCCATCCTTTCGAGCCATTGCCAGGACGGTTGTCGAATCCAATCCACCAGAGGTCAGTACAACTGCTTTTTTAGCCATGTTGTGATTTCTTCGCCGTTATTAAAAACTTTACGTACATTAACGACCCGTCTCTTCATTCCAGAGCTGTTTATGAAGTTGCATTTGAAATCTCACTGGCAACTGGTCTTTTAAAATCCATTCAGCAAGCGCTCTGGCATCCTGCTGGCCAAAGCTCGGAGAAAAAAGTACATTGTCCACTTTTTCAGTCAGTTTCAATTCATCCATTTTCATTCGGGCCCAGAGGTAATCCTGCTGGTCACAAATCACAAACTTAACTTCATCACAGCGTTGTAAATAATCAACATTATGATAGAGGTTCCGGGCAGATTCACCGGATGCCGGTGTTTTCAGGTCGAGTACTTTCACCACCCGGGGGTCAACATGTTCCACCGACATTGCACCACTGGTTTCCAGTGACACCCTGTAACCTTTATCACACAACAGGGAAAGCAATGCCAGGCAATC
The DNA window shown above is from Pseudomonadales bacterium and carries:
- the queE gene encoding 7-carboxy-7-deazaguanine synthase QueE, which gives rise to MSDSALRITEIFHSLQGESSSVGLPTVFIRLTGCPLRCHYCDTEYAFHGGEKRSLDDILNQVQSYNAQYVTVTGGEPLAQPDCLALLSLLCDKGYRVSLETSGAMSVEHVDPRVVKVLDLKTPASGESARNLYHNVDYLQRCDEVKFVICDQQDYLWARMKMDELKLTEKVDNVLFSPSFGQQDARALAEWILKDQLPVRFQMQLHKQLWNEETGR